In Lolium rigidum isolate FL_2022 chromosome 7, APGP_CSIRO_Lrig_0.1, whole genome shotgun sequence, the DNA window ACCCGAACCCGATGCCCGGCTGCGATGCGCTCGCCGACAGGAGCGTCGCTAGCGAAGCTGCGAGAGCAAGCGACAGCCATTGCATCCTTCCCGCTGCCATGTCTACTTGACGGCCGGCGGTGAGGACGATGGCCAGGCGCGCGCGGCACGTACTGCTCGTGTGCTACAGTGAAACTGGACGCTCCCTCTGCCTCTGTGCTTACCGCCACTGGTATTTATCGATCTGCTGTGCTGGAGTAGGAGTATCTTCCAATTCTTACTAGAACTAGAATAAGCTAAGCTGGAGAGCTTGGATACTTGCAAAGGGCGAGTTGACCATGCCATTACGAGCTGCACGCAGCAGATTCTTTGCGTTTCCGTTACGCACGGCGCCGTCCATTGATTTCAAGGATTTAACTAGTTGTGCAGCTGTGTCGTAGCGGGCCACATGCATGCGGCAAGACTACAGTGTTCTCACTTCCCATCGTTTTCTTTTGGTTTGAACACAGATTCAGCGGTAATGAAATTGTTATTATTTCGTAGTCGACTGAGTTATATAGATAACAGTGAAAAATAAGCATAGCTCTCTTGAAGAGAAGGTCATGAGCACAGAAATTAAGAATATCTAAATTAAGAATATCTCCAGCCGGGCGTCCCTAAAGGGATttgaggcgcgccggacaaaaatttgTTCCCAGCCTTGCGCCCAAAATCTCCTTCcatccggcgcggcccaatacgatATCTGACGCCTCGAGTCCgttcccgctacacaggggatgcTCCGAGCACATCGGACACAAGGAAAAGCGTGGCGGGCTCCCACCAGTCGGTGACTATTTCTATAACCGTTTGTTCGGgccttttatttctcgtcgcgcctagAACGTGGCGTGAAATccaccccacctccgcgcacataaGGTGTTCGACACCTTGTCAGGTAGGCGTCGTCTGCCGCGGCTGaattttaaccattaattttgcttcagacatggatagcaacgacgagatgcttgtccgactgctggaggacgagcaaaccTTCGACGACGACATCCGAGAGCATTtgttgatcatcgcgtcccttcaggacatgcttgacaccgagacagagaagcggaagaggctacgccgcggaggatcaaggtcgGGAGAAAGAAGtcaaagccccggcagaggatggaggggcataccatgctgcagaatgactacttcgcagatgacgcaacaGATGATGACAATTTTCGGcaccggtataggatgagcaagggtttgttcatgaatatcctccacggcgttcgagagttcgacacctacttcaagctgaagcacgaCGCTGTGTGTTGCCAGGTTCtcatcgattcagaagtgcaccgccgccacaaGGATGCTTGCatagtatcatcggcatattgaaggatagataagcccCCCACAAAGAATGCTTATGATTCCATGATGCCATGATTCTTGCAGTTATATTTGGGGAAACAATCAATTCACCACGAAGAATGCTTATGATGCCATGATTGGTCGGAGGCATACTCCAGAAATTTTCTCTTGCATTTGGAAGTCTGCATGTCAAGCAAAACACATGTTCTTCTTCTGGATGGTTTTATTGGACCGTTTAAACACAAGGAATCTATTGGCTAGAAAGTATTTTAATCTTCCTTCATACTCATGCGCCACCTTACAGTGCAGTCAGGAAGAACATTGATTCATCTTTTCTGGGATTGCCCATTTGCTATGAAATGCTGGGATTATATATGCCCTCAAAGAACTTTACACTTGTATGTCATGGATGCTTTCTATGATGTCAAGAACAAACTTAATGTTCCTTTTGCTATGAAATTATTATTGCAGCTGCTTGGGGGATATGGATTCTTAGAAATACCAGAATCTTCATGAACCAATTGCCCACCTTTCAAAGCTGGAAAGTCATTTTCAAGAATGAGCTTAGAATGATTCAGTACAGGATAAAGAAAAAGTTTGCAGAAACTTTCAATGAATGGATCCAAAACCAAGTGTAGAATTGTagatttcttttgtttttgtttctttcttGTTTTTAGCCTTATACTTCTGGTATAATGGCTCTGTATTGTACTGCTACTGTTGCTTTTATtaaataataaaaattgcagtgttgATTTCCCCACTATTTAACCTTCAAAAAAATACCATAGCGTCGTAGGAGAGGGCACACTGCCCtaaaacatactccctccattccaatgaaCAAGACACCTTCGTTTTACGTATTTTTTATTTAACCAATGTAACTTTTGATTTAGAAACCTAAATGGCATGATTTTTTTCCATGGTTCACAAATTAAATTATGTTTGCAACGCCACTAATCTCATAATGGTTGGATAGGTGTACAATATTTCATTAACTATTATCTTATGTTGATTTATTTTAAATTCTTAGACGATTTTGAAAACGTAGATGTAAATGAGGATTTCATCCAAAATCTAAACCAAAAGGAGTAAACTTAGCGGGTTTTGTTGCTGGTGTCTATGTTTATTTAGTTTATGAGGATGATCATCGGTAGTTATTGTCCCGCTAGATATGAAAACTGAACTTATCTTGTTAAGATATATCGTTATTGTGTTGTGCAACTGCTTGTCGTCGTTTGATTGATATGGGTCTCAAAATTCAAACAATCGATATCAAAGGAACATTGAAGCGAGCTTATCACGTGTAAACCAAAGAAGATCAACATGTGAGAAACCATCAAAGAACAACCGGCGTCCGCTCTAGGCCaatcacgcttaacttcggagttctttGCTAATGAGATTCCGAAAATAAAGTTGCAACTTCTTACTATGAGTGTCCTATCAATCATATTGAGCCCTAGACCGGCCAGGATGTCACACTTATCTCCCGAGATTGCATCCTCATCAATCAACCCCAAGCTAGGAACGTCCCCTATGGCACACGTCCATGTGTCCAGTGTTGGAACATGTGTCATGACGGGCCACATGGCCGCGCCCTGACCTGCACACGCCCGTGTTACCGCGAAGGTTGGCTTTGATACCAAATGTAACACTCCGGACATCCCCTGATCGGGCCTGCTACCcctctaggatctctagactgGCCCCGTAAACCAACACTAATCTTTTATACacactttgtcctcactcgtgcgcacccgGGATTAACTTCCCGATCGGTCACCCATCTTCAAATCGCTCCAAGCCAAACAGGTTTAACCTCGGATTACTTTGGTGAAGAGCTTCGGGAACAGAAGTAGCAACATGTTGGTATGAGCAAGAACCACTGTTGGTTCCAGCCATAGTTTGGGGGGCGTGTTTGGTAGCTTGCATGCCCTCTAGGCAGGCTCTAGGGAGACGAAATCGGCCTGACTGGTTGCCATGGCTCCCTCCATGTTGTGACCCGCACGGTTCTCAAGGCACCTCCGAGTTAGACCTTTAAGGAACTGTCGAAGCAACAATTTTTGTGGAGCTAGGCCAGTTGTCATTAATGCAACTTTGCACGGGGAGGTACGAGCGGTTGTTTCCACTCACTCTCTCTTAATAACCTTCACCTACCTACTTCTAATCAACACAACCATGTTTTGATACAAAATAAGATGTACATCAAAATGATGTGCGTCGATGATATGATTCCATTTTGATAATCGATTTCGAGTTTTTTTTGCTATAAATCTTCAAACACATATTCGTGTTTCGAGCTTTTTGAgtgaattttgtcaaattcatcaCACACAATTGACTGTTTGAAGTTTCTTAGGAAGAGTAGCTCTGCCTCACCCTTTCACATGGCTCTCATGTTATAAGTTTTCTGGTTTGGTGGGAGTACACGAATAGATCTGCGGAGTAAGTTCTTAAGTATGCTAGTTCATGCCTCTGTTGCACATTCACATTCATACGAGTGGTATTTGTAGCTAGTACCTTAGGAGAGTGGTATTAGTGGTTGGATAATGGTGGTAATCCATGATAACGTTCTCCCTAGGATCAACAGTTTCCTCGTGGAATCGCATTGTGTAGGTATAGCCTTACCTTCCATATAGGAAGCGTAGCCACCGTCAACGGTGGCGGTGTGGTGGTCGTTCCACACGCTGTCGTGGTAGGCCTTGTGCCCTGCTTCGTGGGCGGTAGCGTGGGGTTGAATGTGATAGGTGAGAGGTAAGATCACTATATAAACAGGAAATGAGGCTAAAATTAGTTTGCGTGCGTAACCAAATAATATGGCACCTTAGTACCTAGTGATGTGACCTAAACCACCAAAAGAAATAAAGAACATGGCCCAAGCTCATTTTGAATGGACCATGCCCCATATAAGTGTCTTCGAGAATGTAAAAATAGCTGCATGCTACTAAACACGACATGTTAAACTCGGAAAACTGCAGAAGGGGATTTGGCGTCTCCCCGTGCTTGGAGCACGATAGGTAGATCAGGCGATTTGATTCGATTGGAAGTTGTCGTGGGCAGCAGTGCACGACAACGGCAGCAGCGCATGAGCCTTTTACCACGGAGCCGGTGCGGGAGCTCCTATAGGAAGCTCTTTGTGTTCCTCCCATATGCGACGTGCCAGCGAAATGTCCTGGTGGGCCAGCACGATAAACAATGCTCGTGCGAATCGTTCCCAATAGTTGGTCGGTGTGATTTTATGCCAGCATTCTTTTTGTACAATTAAAAAATTCATGAAAAACTAAAAGTCACATATTTGAAAAAACAATGGGTATTTTAAATGTATCCATATTTAAAATTTAGAAAATTGAAAAGGTTAatgtttaaaaaaatcaaaaattgaaaagttcaaaattttaaattttaaaagctCCAAGATAAGAAATTGTTGAATTTTTTCTAATATAAAAATGTTCAACTTTGATAAAAAGGTTCAAATTTTTACAAATGCTTTAACTTGCAAaaggttcaaattttaaaaaaaattcagaaaaaactcAACTTGAAAACTTAAAGGAAAAAAAGaatagaaaaaaatcaaaaatcaaaaaaattcgaattttcaagtgttcaattttttaaaacagaaaaattgaaaaaaaaattaaaagatgttcaaaattttaaaatcttCACAATTTGAAATTAGTTcagatttaaaaatgttcaaatttaaatgtgttcaatattaaaaaaatgttcagatatttacaaattttgaaattgcgaaaaatatttattttgaaaataattaGATTCTTCAAAAAGAATTTTCTTGAAACAAATTTTAGTTTTAGAAAAACGTGCAACTTTTGAAAAACGAAAAAAAACATAGAAGATAAATACTAGaaaaatggaaaaaagaaaaaaggaatatATAGCTGACCTTAATGGGCTGCGGCCCGATAGTTGCTGGGTGTCGGGATGTGCGGTGGGCGGTACACGCTGACTAGATCAGTGTACATGCGCACCCGAAAAAGCTAACTGGAAAATCTTAGTGAGAGTAACTTGGATAGTAACATAGAAGTACATGCAATGCCATCTAAGTATTTttgatgatatgtcatattattaATTGAGAAAAGGGAGCTATGTTAGCATAACATCATATTTCTTAATACTacatgagtctacaatctaattaATATTTACCAGAACCCGTTGCAGAATTATTAATTGAGAAAAAAGAACATCGTAGTAACTAGTACCTAAGTTAGCATAACATCATATTTACTCTCCACTATATACTAGTCTTGTAGGATTTGCCGGACCCGATTGCAGCTGGGGGGTGGGGACCTATACACCGACCTGATTGGTCGGTGCAACACACCGCACAACCCCCACGATTCCGGGTGGCtcagtgggccgcggcccatcgcatcaggtgagtttttttcttttttcttttttcttccttcttttctgttttttcttttatgtttatattttcatttttttaatgtAAAATTTTCAAAAgaattttttgagaaaaaatattTTGCAAAAAATTGATCAGTTTGAAAATGaacagtttttaaatttgaatatattttttaattgaatagtttcaaatttgaaccgttttaaattttgaacaatttttaaatctaaacaattttgaaatttgaacatttccagattttttttaatatgaacaattttttagCTCCAACAATTTTcgaaaattgaacatttttttactatgaacaaatttcaaatttgaatgattttcaaatttgaaatttttttaaaCGATttccagatttgaacatttttcaaatttgaactttttaaatttgaacaaaaataaaaataaacaaaaaagaaacaaaaacacaaaaaaagaaagagaaaagaaaaaggaaaagaaaagaaaaaacaataaagaaacagaaaacgaaaatAAACGCGAAAcaggccgaccaggccggcccataccgcgcgcagGGGGGGTGTGCAGCGCGCGGtaaccaccgacctggtcggtttaTAGGAATTGGGGGTTGCTTTACACCGACCTAGTCGGTGGCGAGCGAGGAGCCGCACACCCCACCGGCCGTTGTTGGGCCCGGCCCACGATCCTGATCGGCTGCTTTCAGTTCCGCTGGTTCGACGTGGCTTGCTGTCCCCGGCCCAACAGCATCAGATAAACttttttttcgtttctttttcttTCAGTTAATTTTTTATAATTTGAAGATTTTTAAAAATTGGAAATTATCAAATCTGaacttttaaattttaaaatcgaGCATTTCTGATTTAAaaattttaataatttttttgtttttttaatttgaacaattttcaaatttgaacaaattttaaatttgaaattttttaagtttgaacaattttctaatctgaacaatttttaagtttaaataatttgaacaatttgaccaattttcgaatttgaacatttttcaaatctaaacaaattataaatttgaacatttttaaaatttaaacaattttttaatttaaaattttcagaattcgaaaaaagaaataaaagaaagaaaaaagaagcagaaacagaaaagaaaagaaaacaaagaaaacaaaaaaaaacgaagaaacagaaaacaaaaataaattgaaaaaaCGAAAATAGACCGGGCCCTATACCCGACCAGGCCAGGGTGTGCGGTGCTTGGTAATTGCCCAGCTGGGCGCGGCGTACGAACCATTGCGGGCCGGTGGCTCATCGCAGCATGACGGCAAGCCCTCGAGCGCTGGGGTATCACTGCCTAGAGGCCGATCTTCCCAAAGGGAAAATATCGTCCCGCGCTTGTACCAGCTGTTGACACGTGTCGTCCTTCCGGCCGCAGCACGACGCGAACGAGTTTCGTACCTACCGCAAAGCAAAGCAAACCGCGCGCGCGGGCACGAGTACAGCCAAGGTGTATTGCTCCTATGCAAGCATAGAAGCAACGCCATGCATGCATCGAATCATGCATCCATTAATTAGGTAGCTAGGCTGATCACGGTGGTGACGTCGCGTACTTCAAATCGATTGATACCATCGGCCTAGACAAAACACGAGTACACCAACGAACGAGTACAGCTAGGTATAAGACACGAGTACAATTACGTATAAGACACAAATACAGTTACATACTGCACATATGAGCGAGCACAGGTACAGTCGCATACACGAGCGGGTACAATCGCGCacccgagcaggtacagtcgcgcacacgagtaagtactggtatagaagtacagtcgcgcacatgaGCAAGTAGTAGTACAGaaatacagtcgcgcacacgagcaagtactgGTACAAAAGTACAGGTACAGTagcacacacgagtaagtacagttacTTAGTAAAGGGAAAACTGCATCATCTACACTAAAAATAGAAGTACTTAgaagttaggtacacaccacgatTACAACCATACTAGTACAgttacagttaggtacacaccacgacTACAACCATACTAGTATTGGCCCAACCATACTAGTATTGGAAGTACGGAAAAAAAGTATTCCGAAAtctatcaacatgagatctaattttgaagatctcgacacgaggatctcaaaagtgaaaacggatcGTAGTTTGgatttacggttctcaagatatttcattttgaaaaaccgAATCTAGAAAAATAAAGGGAAAAGCTGATACAACGCAGCCCCCATCTGCCTTCTCAGCCCCCAtctgccttctctctcctctctcatccacaccttgcttccccttgcgacacgtggcgagcagggcgagcagggagaccattTCTCAGAgatttttctggcaccacagcgcgccattgtcgcgtgcggagcgagttgtcttcccttcgcgaaggtcggtctTGTTCTAACGATTTCGCGAGCGCTGGGCAAGCAGATGTCTGAAGTACCATCTGGCAAAGGCCCGGGCGGGACACTCGCAAGGTGGCCGAGGCACGACGAATAAGACGAGGTTCCCTATTTCAGGCTTCATGCGAACGGGATCGCGCCTTCGCGTCGAAGGATCccgggtgggccggcccaattcagTTTAGCGTGTCGCTCAGCTTGTACTTGTCCGCAACTCTTCGATCGTTTTTTTTGGTTTTAGGAATATTCAAAATTAGAAAatattcaaatataaaaaaaataaaaatttgaaaatgctcaaataaaaaaaaattgtttaaatctgaaaaaaattcGAAATGTAAAATGTTCAATTAAAAAAAATGTTCGGAAATTAGAATGTTCCTcataaaaaaatgttcagattttaaaaaatgTCAAAGTTTGAAAattgaaaaaattgaaaaaatgttcacattttagAAGGTTTGGATTTGGGaaacattcaaatttgaaaatatgtggatttgaaaaaatgttcaaatttgaaaatgttcacatttaaaaatgttcagatttgaaaaaatgGCCGAGTTcaaaaatatttaattttttaaaactgTTCGAATTAAAAAAATCATGAtttgaaaatgttcagatttcaaaaaaaataggaaaaagaaaATATGAAAACCGGAGAAACCAGGAAACCAGAAAACCAGAAAACCAGAGAAAACGGAGCTGGAAAGTTCTAAAATATTCCCCAAACCGAAAAACCAGAACACACAGAGCCAGCCCATTTTGAATCGCTAGCGAAAGGAGGGGTACTCGTCGGCTAGTATGGTTCGCATGAAGCGTGAAATAGGAATTGCCGAATACGACCtagtaagactgctcatagtgggagtaacttaggtagtaacatcacatactttaaggtgttttggtgacatggcatagcaataaatgaaaaaaaaggaggtggtaactagctatgttaccataacatcacacaccccaagataaaatgagtctacaaactaataaatgagactttgcatgataccatccctaagttactttccactatgaaggtagtaacatggattagtaacttatgcatgacaccaccttatattactccccactatgagcagcctaaacACACAAAGGTTTGTGAGGTGGGCCGGGGCTGCATGAGGGCAACCCAGGCTTCCGATTAACGATAGAAAAAAAAGAAGCGAGGTGCCATCTGGCACTTTGGATAGACCTGAGTAGAGCAAATTTATTTATTCACATAAGAAACTGAATTCAAATTTTTGGGATGGTAAAATCCCGAGAACTCCGGTAAATTCGCATGTTGCTACGCAATCAAGAAGCCAttttggaaaagaaaaaaaaagccttGCTAGGGAGTAGGACTGAAGAAAGAAATAATACTACCTCTATAAAAGGATCTAGTGTCTACATAATCCAActttagataaatctaagacatccttttatggatggagAGAGTATATACAATTACAAAGCatactttttttttgaaggaaTTACAAAGCATACCAATAAATGTAAATGCAAAGTATTGCTAGTTATTTTTATTGAGGAATGAAGTAATCGTCTTCCGTAAACATGAGAAAATGTATATTTCTATACATCGCCATTGTTACAAGATGAATAGAAAGTTCCCATGAAAAAATGAAATCAAAACAAGAAAGTATGAGGCCGTTTACGACCAATATCAGTTATACAAACACAGCCACTCGTGATGGTTGATGAACacttaaaaagaaaagaaatatgcCACGGGTGAAATTAATTTAGCACACATATCTGTATGAACCCAACGCAAgccaagcaagcaatcaaagtaaTAGTACCGAATTAGCAATGCACGAGTACGTCGACGAATGAACCGAGACAATTATTTGTTGACGGCGTAGCACTTGCTCCTGATCTCGCCCTGGTCCCCGGTGAGCACGCCGATGTTGCCCATCTTGATCATGGACTCGGCGAAGTCGCGGAAGAACTCGGCGGCGAAGAGCCCGGTGGCCTGGCGCTCCACGTAGGCCCTGGTGGTCGGGTGCTCGAGGAGCGCGGAGTCGGAGTGGAGGATGCCCCTGCGTTTGGCGACGAGGCGGTAGTAGCCGGCGTCGAAGGTGAGGAAGCTGCCGGGGTCCATCTCGGCGAGCGTGGTGTTGTCAGCGAGGCTACGGCAATGAGACTTAAGCCTGGCCCTGTACGCGGCGTCCAGGGCCGGGTCCACGTCGGACGGGTTGTTGGCGCCGGTGAAGTTGTACAGCCGGTCGGTGAACGAGACGCAGCGGGCGGTGCCGAGCGTGTGCCCGCCGGAGAGCACGACGATGTCCTTGGCGTCGAGGCCCTTTGCGGCGAACATCTTGGAGAGGCGGGTGAAGTTGGAGGTGGGCGGGGGAAGCTGGTTGGTCTCGTTGGCGATGGAGACGCGGCCGTCCCTCCGGCCGAGCGCGACGGGCCACGTGGGGCCTCCGGCGAGCACGACGGCGTCGCGGGCCATGAGCGCGAGCACGTCGGCGCAGGAGACGGTGTTAGGACACGCGGACTGGAGCCTGTCCTTGACGCGCTGCACGGCGCCGAAGCCGCGGAGG includes these proteins:
- the LOC124679475 gene encoding peroxidase 1-like, with the translated sequence MATSRSFCGSSNITMLAAALLLLLSTSAVAQLDVGYYSNSCPHVEQIVREEMLGILQEAPTLAGPFLRLHFHDCFVRGCDASVLIDSTDVANKPAEKDAPPNKSLRGFGAVQRVKDRLQSACPNTVSCADVLALMARDAVVLAGGPTWPVALGRRDGRVSIANETNQLPPPTSNFTRLSKMFAAKGLDAKDIVVLSGGHTLGTARCVSFTDRLYNFTGANNPSDVDPALDAAYRARLKSHCRSLADNTTLAEMDPGSFLTFDAGYYRLVAKRRGILHSDSALLEHPTTRAYVERQATGLFAAEFFRDFAESMIKMGNIGVLTGDQGEIRSKCYAVNK